A DNA window from Candidatus Hydrogenedens sp. contains the following coding sequences:
- a CDS encoding DUF1330 domain-containing protein produces MGTANSDSKNSHEKELCVEREGKDSKAYIFQAVWFKKPNGSRRYSTYLAAANPIAAKYGAHRVVGLVPREIIRGDFHPDYFCVIEWPSIDHYYQFLKDPHYQSIAPMRDEAVEKVIVLDCFRIS; encoded by the coding sequence ATGGGCACTGCAAATTCAGATAGCAAAAACTCCCATGAAAAAGAATTATGTGTAGAAAGGGAAGGGAAAGATAGCAAGGCGTATATTTTTCAGGCGGTATGGTTCAAGAAACCCAACGGTTCTCGAAGATACAGTACTTATTTAGCCGCTGCAAATCCTATTGCGGCGAAGTATGGAGCACATCGTGTTGTTGGTCTTGTTCCACGCGAGATTATTCGTGGAGATTTTCATCCCGATTATTTTTGTGTAATTGAGTGGCCCTCGATAGACCATTATTACCAATTTTTAAAAGACCCACACTATCAGAGCATTGCTCCTATGCGAGATGAAGCCGTTGAAAAGGTAATAGTACTTGATTGTTTCCGTATTAGTTAA
- the gltB gene encoding glutamate synthase large subunit, with product MQKEPHQQKTLYEPFFEHDACGVGFIVNIDGKRTHQLVKDALRILVNLTHRGACGCDPETGDGCGILFHIPHRFFEKQSPGLGFDLPSPGQYGVGMVFLPVDNQLRNTCKEILKQTIIEEGQEFLGWREVPRNSQCIGWLARSNEPIIEQIFVKNVTCPDIESFERKLFIIRKSASHKIRQFLGEQKNLFYITSMSARTIVYKGLFLPEVMDKYYEDLADPEVESALAIIHQRYSTNTLPSWQLAQPFRFLAHNGEINTLRGNINLMSSRESDLKSSLYGDDIKKLFPILTEGASDSAIFDNAFELLVRGGRSIAHSMMMMIPEPWSHHESMPDFKKAFYEFHACKMEPWDGPACMAFTDGVQIGAVLDRNGLRPARYWITTDQQVIMASEVGVLDIPQEKIIKKWRLQPGRMFLVDLNEKRIVDDDEIKETLSHRKPYRAWLNLNRIIFPREVLETRPTNELVPLRKRQKIFGYTEEDISLLLKPMAETGAEPVGSMGNDVPLAVLSERPQLLFNYFKQLFAQVTNPPLDPIREEIVMSLETDIGREYNLLDETPEDCQMIHLHSPILTNAQVTYIRNLKKKGHRAEPISTLFSVKEGIQGFLNAIDRICKEAEKHVDNGATILILSDRGAGLHHAPLPSLLATGAVHHHLVRVHKRTRCGIVVESGEPREVMHFALLCGYGAGAINPYLAFETISEGVEKGKIIEEYPGKAHKKYIKAIEKGLLKTMSKMGISTLQSYRCAQIFEALGLGQEVIDRCFTGTPSRIGGLGFEDIAKETLARHEMAYNPLKYRENELDIGGAYRWRQRGEFHQWNPETIALIQHATRLNSWQKYQQFAEEVNNRNRTFATLRGLLKFKKGNPIPLEEVEPASEIVKRFCTGAMSYGSISQEAHENLAIAMNRIGGRSNTGEGGEDPKRFITEPNGDSKRSAIKQVASGRFGVTNEYLVNADELQIKMAQGAKPGEGGQLPGHKVYEHIAKVRYSTPGVELISPPPHHDIYSIEDLAQLIYDLKNSNIYAKVSVKLVSEVGVGTIAAGVSKGKADLVLISGHDGGTGASPLSSIKHAGLPWELGLSETHQVLVKNNLRDRITVQVDGQLKTGRDVVIGALLGADEFGFATAPLIVSGCIMMRKCHSNTCPVGIATQDPELRKKFEGKPEYVVNYFFFVAEEVRRIMAELGFRKFNDMIGRSDFLEYDPNPNHWKAQKVDLSAVLAKAQPWEGTTLYCSKKQDHGLEKALDNLLLEKAKPALERKEPVRFSISVRNIHRTVGTILSSELTRRHRLGMYTGHLPEDTVWIDCYGVAGQSFGAFIIQGVTLNLIGEANDYIGKGLSGGKIIVTPPPESPVIPEENIVVGNVALYGATRGEVYFRGVAGERFCVRNSGAWAVVEGVGDHGCEYMTGGRAVILGKTGRNFSAGMTGGIAFVYDPDNEFEIKCNLQTVELKPLHEKSIPELRYLLERHLKYTKSPIAYKILANWDKELEHFIRVMPKDYARALKEMNNQQEVPLLKTG from the coding sequence ATGCAGAAAGAACCTCACCAACAAAAAACATTGTATGAGCCTTTTTTTGAGCATGACGCTTGTGGCGTAGGTTTTATTGTAAACATTGATGGGAAGAGAACTCATCAATTAGTAAAAGATGCTCTTCGTATATTGGTAAATCTTACACATCGTGGAGCATGTGGTTGCGACCCCGAAACAGGTGATGGCTGTGGTATTTTATTTCATATTCCCCATCGTTTTTTCGAAAAGCAATCCCCTGGTTTAGGATTTGATTTGCCTTCGCCGGGGCAATATGGCGTAGGAATGGTTTTTCTTCCTGTAGATAATCAATTAAGAAATACTTGCAAAGAAATTTTAAAGCAGACCATCATTGAAGAAGGTCAGGAATTTTTAGGATGGCGTGAGGTTCCGCGAAATTCTCAATGTATTGGTTGGCTTGCCCGTTCTAACGAACCCATTATTGAACAAATTTTTGTAAAGAATGTCACCTGTCCGGATATTGAATCTTTTGAACGCAAATTATTTATTATCCGCAAGTCTGCCTCTCATAAAATTCGACAATTTCTCGGGGAACAAAAAAATCTTTTTTACATAACAAGTATGTCTGCAAGGACAATTGTATACAAGGGTTTATTTTTGCCCGAGGTTATGGATAAATATTACGAAGATTTGGCAGACCCGGAAGTAGAAAGTGCCTTAGCCATTATTCATCAGCGGTATAGCACAAATACACTTCCCAGCTGGCAATTAGCACAGCCATTCCGTTTCCTCGCCCATAATGGGGAGATTAATACCCTGCGAGGGAATATTAATCTTATGAGTTCTCGCGAATCTGATTTGAAGAGTTCTCTTTATGGAGACGATATAAAGAAATTATTTCCCATTTTAACAGAAGGTGCCAGTGATTCTGCCATTTTTGACAATGCTTTTGAATTGCTTGTCCGTGGCGGTCGTAGTATTGCCCATTCCATGATGATGATGATACCCGAACCCTGGAGTCATCATGAAAGTATGCCCGATTTCAAGAAGGCTTTCTATGAATTTCATGCCTGTAAGATGGAGCCATGGGATGGTCCTGCATGTATGGCTTTTACAGATGGGGTGCAGATAGGTGCGGTTCTTGACCGCAATGGACTTCGTCCGGCTCGCTATTGGATTACTACAGACCAGCAGGTCATTATGGCTTCTGAAGTAGGCGTTTTAGATATACCGCAGGAAAAAATAATAAAGAAGTGGCGATTACAGCCGGGGCGTATGTTCCTTGTGGATTTAAACGAAAAACGAATTGTTGATGATGATGAAATTAAAGAAACCTTATCCCATAGAAAACCTTATCGTGCATGGCTCAATTTGAACCGTATTATTTTTCCGAGAGAAGTGCTGGAAACAAGACCCACAAATGAATTAGTTCCCTTACGGAAAAGGCAAAAAATTTTCGGTTATACAGAAGAAGATATTTCACTTTTGCTCAAACCGATGGCAGAAACGGGAGCAGAGCCTGTGGGTTCTATGGGAAATGATGTGCCGCTGGCTGTTCTTTCCGAACGACCTCAATTATTATTTAACTATTTCAAACAATTGTTTGCACAGGTTACCAATCCTCCCTTAGACCCTATACGGGAAGAGATTGTAATGTCTCTCGAAACGGATATCGGACGGGAATATAATCTTTTAGATGAAACCCCTGAAGATTGTCAGATGATACATCTACATTCCCCTATTCTCACCAATGCTCAGGTAACTTACATTCGCAATTTGAAGAAAAAGGGACATCGTGCGGAACCTATCAGCACATTATTCTCAGTAAAAGAAGGTATTCAAGGCTTCTTAAACGCCATAGATAGAATTTGCAAAGAAGCAGAAAAGCATGTGGATAATGGAGCCACTATTTTGATTCTTTCCGACCGTGGAGCTGGGCTTCATCATGCACCTTTACCCAGTTTATTAGCCACAGGTGCTGTTCATCATCATCTTGTTCGTGTTCACAAACGAACCCGCTGTGGAATTGTTGTTGAGAGCGGGGAACCTCGTGAAGTTATGCATTTTGCCCTGCTATGTGGATATGGAGCCGGGGCTATTAATCCCTACCTTGCATTTGAAACCATTTCAGAAGGTGTTGAGAAAGGAAAAATTATAGAAGAATATCCTGGTAAAGCCCATAAAAAATATATTAAAGCCATTGAAAAAGGGCTATTAAAAACCATGTCTAAAATGGGAATCTCTACCCTGCAAAGTTACCGATGTGCCCAGATTTTTGAAGCATTAGGTTTAGGTCAGGAAGTAATTGACCGTTGTTTTACAGGCACACCATCACGCATAGGAGGATTGGGCTTTGAAGACATAGCCAAGGAAACTTTAGCGCGTCATGAAATGGCTTATAATCCATTAAAATATCGTGAAAATGAATTGGACATTGGTGGGGCTTATCGTTGGCGTCAGCGGGGGGAATTTCACCAATGGAATCCGGAAACCATCGCTCTTATTCAGCATGCAACCCGATTAAACAGCTGGCAGAAATACCAGCAATTTGCCGAAGAGGTTAATAATCGCAATCGGACTTTTGCAACACTTCGTGGACTTCTCAAATTTAAGAAAGGAAATCCAATACCGCTGGAAGAAGTTGAACCCGCTTCAGAGATTGTAAAACGGTTTTGCACAGGAGCCATGTCTTACGGTTCTATTAGTCAAGAAGCCCATGAAAATCTCGCTATTGCTATGAATCGTATTGGTGGAAGAAGTAATACAGGAGAAGGGGGAGAAGACCCAAAACGATTTATCACGGAACCTAATGGCGATAGCAAACGCAGTGCCATTAAACAAGTAGCCTCCGGAAGGTTTGGAGTAACTAACGAATATCTTGTCAATGCTGATGAACTGCAAATTAAAATGGCTCAAGGTGCCAAACCGGGAGAAGGGGGACAATTACCGGGGCATAAAGTATATGAACACATTGCCAAAGTTCGATACTCAACACCGGGTGTGGAACTTATCTCCCCTCCTCCTCATCACGATATTTACTCCATAGAAGACCTGGCACAATTGATATACGACTTAAAAAACTCAAATATTTATGCAAAAGTCTCCGTGAAATTAGTATCCGAAGTAGGTGTAGGGACAATCGCCGCGGGTGTATCCAAAGGGAAAGCCGATTTAGTCCTTATCAGTGGACATGATGGAGGAACAGGTGCTTCCCCATTAAGTTCAATCAAACATGCTGGGTTACCCTGGGAATTGGGGTTATCAGAAACCCATCAAGTCCTTGTTAAAAATAACCTGCGAGACCGTATTACAGTGCAGGTAGATGGGCAACTCAAAACAGGTAGAGATGTAGTTATCGGAGCATTATTAGGGGCTGACGAATTCGGCTTTGCAACGGCACCTTTGATTGTAAGTGGATGTATAATGATGCGAAAGTGCCATAGCAATACCTGCCCGGTTGGTATCGCAACACAAGACCCGGAATTACGCAAGAAATTTGAAGGAAAGCCGGAATATGTGGTGAATTATTTCTTCTTTGTAGCCGAAGAGGTACGGCGGATAATGGCGGAATTAGGTTTCCGTAAATTCAACGATATGATAGGGCGAAGTGACTTTTTAGAGTATGACCCAAATCCAAACCACTGGAAAGCCCAAAAGGTAGATTTATCTGCAGTTTTGGCAAAAGCCCAACCGTGGGAAGGCACAACATTATACTGCAGCAAAAAACAAGACCATGGATTAGAAAAAGCCCTTGACAATCTATTATTAGAAAAAGCCAAACCTGCTTTAGAACGAAAAGAACCCGTTCGTTTTTCGATTTCGGTTAGGAATATACATAGAACCGTAGGGACTATTCTTTCAAGCGAACTCACTCGACGACATCGTTTAGGAATGTATACAGGTCATCTTCCTGAAGATACCGTCTGGATTGATTGCTATGGCGTAGCCGGACAGAGTTTTGGAGCATTTATCATTCAAGGAGTTACTTTAAACCTGATAGGTGAAGCCAATGATTATATCGGTAAAGGCTTATCCGGTGGAAAAATCATAGTGACACCGCCTCCTGAAAGTCCCGTTATTCCTGAGGAAAACATTGTAGTGGGAAATGTTGCTTTATACGGTGCTACCAGGGGTGAAGTGTATTTTCGTGGGGTGGCTGGAGAACGTTTCTGTGTTCGCAATTCAGGGGCATGGGCTGTCGTAGAAGGGGTAGGCGACCATGGCTGTGAGTATATGACAGGAGGTAGGGCTGTTATATTAGGAAAAACAGGTCGCAATTTCTCCGCAGGAATGACCGGCGGTATTGCGTTTGTTTATGACCCTGATAACGAGTTTGAGATAAAGTGCAATTTACAAACAGTAGAACTTAAACCTCTGCATGAAAAAAGCATACCGGAACTTCGGTATTTGTTAGAACGACATTTGAAATATACAAAAAGCCCAATCGCATATAAAATTCTCGCAAACTGGGACAAAGAACTTGAACATTTTATTCGAGTTATGCCTAAAGATTACGCACGAGCATTAAAAGAAATGAACAATCAACAAGAAGTACCTCTATTAAAAACAGGTTAA
- a CDS encoding glutamate synthase subunit beta, translated as MFPEKSKGFMVYKRELGSEDPPQERIKHFCEFHHSLPEEKIRQQAYRCMNCGVPFCHHGCPLGNQIPDFNDLVKDADWKQALEVLHSTNNFPEFTGRVCPAPCEASCVLGINEPPVTIEQIEYEIAERGWREGWIKPEPPEHRTGKRVAIIGSGPSGLAAAQQLNRAGHYVDVFERADEPGGLLMYGIPGFKLDKSVVWRRINQIIDEGVTFHCSSEVGKNIPVEQLLEYDAVLFTIGSTIARTFTSMNIPGSSLAGIHTALEFLTQSTRRVLGKKIDGKEILATNKNVIVIGGGDTGSDCIGTSIRQGCKSVVNLELLPRPPLERTGDNLWPQWPMILRTSSSHEEGGERLFSVSTKAFEGDERGYVKAIHLVRVEWYTDENGQKRFREIPGSDMKLPCELVLLAMGFVAPESDLFVEKLGIELYTTRFGKAIKTDNKYMTTRRGFFSAGDARRGQSLVVWAISEGRESARCIDEYLMGRTYLHAKNSWGYSCQR; from the coding sequence ATGTTCCCTGAAAAATCAAAAGGCTTCATGGTTTATAAAAGGGAATTAGGTTCGGAAGACCCTCCCCAGGAACGGATAAAGCATTTCTGTGAATTCCACCATTCCCTGCCGGAAGAAAAAATTCGACAGCAGGCATATCGCTGTATGAACTGTGGTGTCCCGTTTTGTCATCATGGTTGTCCATTAGGAAATCAAATTCCTGATTTTAATGACCTTGTAAAGGATGCCGATTGGAAACAGGCACTGGAAGTGCTGCATTCTACAAACAATTTTCCTGAATTTACAGGAAGGGTCTGTCCGGCTCCTTGTGAGGCATCCTGTGTTTTAGGGATTAATGAACCTCCTGTAACCATTGAGCAAATTGAATATGAAATTGCAGAACGCGGATGGCGTGAAGGATGGATTAAACCAGAACCACCGGAACATCGCACCGGAAAACGAGTTGCTATAATAGGTTCGGGTCCCAGTGGTCTTGCTGCTGCCCAGCAACTTAATCGAGCCGGTCATTATGTAGATGTATTTGAAAGAGCCGATGAACCCGGTGGTTTACTGATGTATGGAATTCCCGGATTTAAATTAGATAAATCCGTCGTTTGGAGAAGAATTAATCAAATCATAGATGAAGGGGTAACTTTTCATTGTTCTTCGGAAGTGGGGAAAAACATACCTGTAGAACAATTATTAGAATATGATGCCGTTTTATTTACAATAGGCTCTACCATCGCTCGAACTTTTACTAGCATGAATATACCGGGCTCTTCCCTCGCAGGTATTCATACCGCGTTAGAATTTCTTACACAAAGCACACGAAGGGTATTGGGTAAAAAGATAGATGGGAAAGAAATATTAGCCACAAATAAAAATGTCATTGTAATTGGAGGTGGCGATACAGGTTCCGATTGTATTGGGACAAGTATTCGACAGGGTTGTAAATCTGTTGTAAATCTGGAACTTTTACCCCGTCCTCCTTTAGAACGAACAGGAGATAATCTCTGGCCTCAATGGCCTATGATACTTCGAACATCGTCCAGTCATGAAGAAGGAGGCGAACGATTATTCAGCGTTTCTACAAAAGCATTTGAAGGCGATGAACGCGGTTATGTGAAAGCCATTCATTTGGTTCGTGTAGAATGGTATACCGATGAAAATGGACAAAAACGGTTTCGGGAAATTCCCGGTTCAGACATGAAATTGCCCTGCGAACTGGTGCTGCTGGCAATGGGTTTTGTCGCACCGGAATCCGACCTGTTTGTGGAAAAATTGGGGATTGAACTTTATACCACTCGTTTTGGAAAAGCGATTAAGACAGACAACAAATACATGACCACACGGCGTGGCTTTTTCTCCGCAGGCGATGCTCGTAGAGGACAATCCCTTGTTGTTTGGGCAATTTCCGAAGGAAGGGAATCGGCTCGTTGCATAGACGAATACCTCATGGGTAGGACATATCTGCATGCTAAAAATTCTTGGGGCTATTCCTGTCAGAGATAA
- a CDS encoding aldehyde dehydrogenase family protein — MSKKELKVINPYTEKEVYSFPMDTIEDAYQKIENAYKAFQEWRFTSMNTRKELCLKFMKEFEKNRDNIAREITEQMGKPLQQSQNEINTMLDRAQYMISIAEQTLADEYLPEKPGFVRYIRHEPIGVVLDIAAWNYPLLIAVNVIIPAIMAGNAVIVKHARLTPLCGKAFVEAFEKAGAPKGLIQDIIADHQVIDAVIKHPKIGFVSFTGSVRGGHEVVQSASTRFINQELELGGKDPAYVCADADFDYAVANCVDGAFYNAGQSCCAVERIYVEKPIYNQFVEAFVELTRQYKLGDPMQKETTLGPLAVSSARQFLKKQVEEAVAQGGKLVVSPDEFEVPDQGWFFAPAVVADAPQKSSLMQEESFGTVIGILPVHNDEEAIEYMNDSPYGLTASIWTSDFERAKRIGERVETGTFYMNRCDYLDPALPWTGVKDTGRGASLSHYGYYQLTQLKSMHLRIKW; from the coding sequence ATGTCCAAAAAAGAACTGAAAGTTATTAATCCCTATACCGAAAAAGAAGTCTATTCCTTCCCGATGGATACCATCGAGGATGCTTATCAGAAAATAGAAAATGCCTATAAGGCATTTCAAGAATGGCGTTTTACTTCTATGAATACACGGAAAGAGTTGTGCTTGAAATTTATGAAAGAATTTGAAAAAAATCGGGATAACATTGCCCGTGAAATTACAGAGCAAATGGGTAAACCTTTACAGCAATCCCAAAATGAAATTAATACCATGCTCGACCGTGCTCAATATATGATTTCCATCGCAGAACAGACATTAGCAGATGAATATTTACCTGAAAAGCCGGGATTTGTACGATATATCCGACACGAACCTATCGGTGTTGTGCTCGATATTGCCGCTTGGAATTATCCTTTGCTGATTGCGGTTAATGTAATTATCCCCGCAATTATGGCAGGCAATGCTGTAATAGTAAAACATGCCCGATTAACTCCCCTTTGTGGAAAAGCCTTTGTAGAAGCATTTGAAAAGGCAGGAGCACCGAAAGGACTAATACAAGACATCATCGCAGACCATCAGGTCATCGACGCGGTAATTAAACACCCGAAAATTGGCTTTGTATCCTTTACAGGTTCTGTTCGTGGTGGACACGAAGTCGTTCAAAGTGCCTCTACACGATTTATCAATCAGGAACTGGAATTGGGAGGAAAAGACCCCGCTTATGTTTGTGCGGATGCCGATTTCGATTATGCGGTAGCCAATTGTGTGGACGGTGCTTTCTACAATGCAGGGCAATCCTGCTGTGCTGTAGAACGGATTTATGTCGAAAAGCCAATTTACAACCAATTTGTCGAAGCCTTTGTGGAACTAACCCGCCAATATAAATTGGGCGACCCAATGCAAAAAGAAACAACCCTAGGACCCCTTGCCGTTTCATCGGCTCGCCAGTTCCTTAAAAAACAAGTAGAAGAAGCAGTTGCTCAGGGAGGTAAATTAGTTGTAAGTCCAGATGAATTTGAAGTGCCCGACCAGGGTTGGTTCTTTGCACCGGCTGTAGTTGCAGATGCACCCCAAAAATCTTCCCTCATGCAGGAAGAAAGTTTCGGAACTGTAATTGGTATTTTGCCTGTCCATAATGATGAAGAAGCCATTGAATATATGAATGATAGCCCCTACGGATTAACAGCGTCTATCTGGACATCGGATTTCGAAAGAGCCAAAAGAATTGGAGAACGGGTCGAGACAGGAACATTTTATATGAACCGTTGCGATTATTTAGACCCGGCACTGCCATGGACTGGTGTTAAAGATACAGGACGAGGTGCTTCTCTCTCCCATTACGGCTATTATCAATTAACACAACTTAAAAGTATGCACCTCCGAATAAAATGGTAA
- a CDS encoding carbonic anhydrase encodes MSQKHSEKQKPKPDEVLSFLMEGNRRFVEGNLTHPNSDPKRRMLSSTSSQGDYAIATILSCSDSRVPPELIFDCGIMDLFIVRLAGNVLCKSAMASIEYGVLHVHTPLLLVMAHSQCGAVTAVVNELQKKEPTKNSGHEDTHIHELFKYITPIVQPLLQQETSPSNIQQLINSCTCEHAKNIARQIRKDCKPIAEKESLGKVKIVPVYYELETGKVFCIE; translated from the coding sequence ATGAGTCAAAAGCATTCCGAAAAACAAAAACCAAAGCCTGATGAAGTATTAAGTTTTTTAATGGAAGGAAATCGTCGTTTTGTGGAGGGAAATCTTACTCATCCAAATTCTGACCCAAAACGAAGAATGCTTTCTTCAACATCATCTCAAGGGGATTATGCCATTGCAACGATTCTTTCTTGCTCCGACTCTCGTGTTCCTCCGGAACTTATCTTTGACTGTGGTATTATGGACCTTTTCATCGTCCGACTTGCAGGAAATGTCCTGTGCAAATCAGCGATGGCAAGTATTGAATATGGTGTTTTGCATGTTCACACACCCCTTCTATTAGTCATGGCTCATAGTCAATGTGGCGCCGTTACTGCTGTTGTTAATGAATTGCAAAAAAAAGAACCAACAAAGAATTCGGGGCATGAAGATACTCATATTCACGAATTATTCAAATATATAACCCCAATCGTTCAGCCTTTATTGCAACAGGAAACATCTCCTTCAAATATACAACAACTTATCAACTCCTGTACCTGTGAACATGCAAAAAATATTGCCCGACAGATACGAAAAGACTGTAAACCCATAGCAGAAAAAGAATCGCTCGGAAAAGTAAAAATTGTCCCTGTTTATTATGAATTAGAAACGGGCAAGGTATTTTGCATAGAATAA